From a region of the Microbacterium sp. nov. GSS16 genome:
- a CDS encoding GMC oxidoreductase, with protein sequence MPYDEDVVIVGSGFGGSVAALRLSEKGYRVRVFEAGRRFEDHDFAKTSWDVRRYLWAPRLGCFGVQRIHRLPHVMILAGAGVGGGSLNYANTLYEPPPTFFADRNWPAGVDWQGELAPHYATATRMLGVVDEYPHTGPVERIMAGAAQDLGVGDTFRRAPVGVFLGMPGVRVPDPFFDGEGPDRTGCTLCGNCMIGCRVGAKNTLVKNYLALAERRGARIDEMRTVVDVREDPRGGFLVTTERSGAWLRRRRQTVQAEQVVLAAGTWGTQQLLHRMRASGALPRISDAVGQITRTNSEALDGAVATRVPDAAGYAHGVAITTSFHVDERTHVENVRYGPGSNLMGGALATVLVPGDQSVAGRLVSLIGALARHPLRQLRLAGLHRWSERGIIALVMQTADNSLTLSLRRRFGRDVLTSRQGHGEPNPSHLPEAHRAVAAIARRMQQETGVRTEPRGSWPEVFGIPLTAHFLGGAVISESPDRGVVDPWNRVWGHPGIHVVDGAAVPANPGVNPSLTITALAERAFAHWPRRGHEDRRPPQMG encoded by the coding sequence ATGCCGTATGACGAGGACGTCGTGATCGTGGGATCGGGCTTCGGCGGATCCGTCGCCGCGCTGCGCCTGTCCGAGAAGGGGTACCGCGTCCGCGTGTTCGAGGCGGGTCGGCGCTTCGAGGACCACGACTTCGCGAAGACGTCATGGGACGTGCGTCGCTACCTGTGGGCGCCGAGACTCGGGTGCTTCGGTGTGCAGCGCATCCACCGCCTGCCGCATGTCATGATCCTCGCCGGTGCGGGCGTGGGCGGCGGATCTCTGAACTACGCGAACACCCTCTACGAGCCGCCGCCGACGTTCTTCGCCGATCGCAACTGGCCTGCCGGCGTGGACTGGCAGGGCGAGCTCGCCCCGCACTACGCCACGGCGACGCGCATGCTCGGTGTCGTCGACGAGTACCCGCACACCGGCCCTGTCGAGCGGATCATGGCCGGCGCCGCACAGGACCTCGGCGTGGGAGACACCTTCCGACGCGCTCCGGTCGGGGTCTTCCTGGGCATGCCGGGGGTGCGGGTGCCGGATCCGTTCTTCGACGGGGAGGGACCGGATCGCACCGGATGCACCCTGTGCGGCAACTGCATGATCGGCTGCCGGGTCGGAGCGAAGAACACGCTCGTGAAGAACTATCTCGCCCTCGCCGAGCGACGCGGTGCGCGGATCGACGAGATGCGCACCGTCGTCGACGTCCGTGAGGATCCGCGGGGCGGATTCCTCGTCACGACCGAGCGCTCGGGCGCCTGGCTGCGCCGCAGAAGGCAGACTGTCCAGGCCGAGCAGGTGGTCCTGGCGGCAGGCACATGGGGTACGCAGCAGCTGCTGCACCGCATGCGTGCATCGGGCGCGCTGCCGCGCATCTCGGATGCCGTGGGCCAGATCACCCGCACCAACTCGGAGGCGCTGGACGGTGCTGTGGCGACGAGGGTGCCGGATGCCGCGGGCTACGCGCACGGTGTGGCCATCACCACCTCGTTCCACGTCGACGAGCGCACGCACGTCGAGAACGTGCGCTACGGCCCCGGCTCGAATCTGATGGGCGGCGCCCTCGCCACCGTCCTCGTCCCCGGAGACCAGTCGGTGGCCGGACGGCTCGTCTCGCTGATCGGCGCGCTCGCCAGGCATCCGCTCCGCCAGCTGCGCCTTGCCGGGCTGCACCGCTGGAGCGAGCGCGGCATCATCGCACTGGTGATGCAGACCGCGGACAACTCGCTCACGCTCTCGCTGCGCCGGCGGTTCGGCCGTGACGTGCTCACCAGCCGGCAGGGGCACGGCGAGCCCAACCCCTCGCACCTGCCCGAGGCGCATAGAGCAGTCGCGGCGATCGCACGCCGGATGCAGCAGGAGACCGGTGTGCGCACCGAACCCCGCGGATCGTGGCCCGAGGTTTTCGGCATCCCGCTGACCGCGCACTTCCTGGGCGGTGCGGTGATCAGCGAGTCACCCGACCGCGGTGTCGTCGACCCGTGGAACCGGGTGTGGGGGCATCCCGGGATCCACGTCGTCGACGGAGCGGCCGTGCCGGCGAACCCGGGGGTGAACCCCTCGCTCACCATCACCGCTCTCGCAGAGCGCGCCTTCGCCCACTGGCCGCGCCGCGGCCACGAGGACCGCCGGCCGCCTCAGATGGGGTGA
- a CDS encoding thiolase family protein: MAEISDVYFVDGVRTPFGRAGEKGMYWNTRADDLAVKATIGLMERNAAVPADRIDDVAIAATSQTGDQGLTLGRSVAILAGLPQTVPGLAVERMCAGAMTSVTTMAASIGVGMYDFALAGGVEHMGHHPIGGNADPNPRFVAEKMVDPGALNMGVTAERIFDRFPHLTKERSDRFGMLSQHKVQAAYDAGKIQPDLVPVAIKGADGAWGLATEDEGRRPQTTMEDLAALKTPFRPHGRVTAGTSSPLTDGATMSLLAGGGAVKEFGLTPKMKMVSFAFAGVQPEIMGIGPIPSTEKALKKAGLDISDIGLFELNEAFAIQVISLLDHFGIADDDPRVNQWGGAIALGHPLAASGVRLMIQLAAQFAERPDVRYGLTAMCVGLGQGGSVIWENPFYDGKKRK; encoded by the coding sequence GTGGCCGAGATCTCGGACGTCTACTTCGTCGATGGAGTGCGCACCCCCTTCGGGCGCGCCGGCGAAAAGGGCATGTACTGGAACACCCGCGCTGATGACCTCGCCGTCAAGGCGACCATCGGCCTGATGGAGCGCAACGCCGCCGTGCCGGCCGACCGCATCGACGACGTCGCGATCGCGGCGACCTCGCAGACCGGCGACCAGGGCCTCACGCTCGGCCGGTCGGTCGCCATCCTCGCGGGCCTCCCGCAGACCGTGCCGGGCCTCGCCGTCGAGCGCATGTGCGCAGGCGCGATGACCAGCGTCACCACGATGGCGGCGTCGATCGGTGTCGGCATGTACGACTTCGCCCTCGCCGGCGGCGTGGAGCACATGGGCCACCACCCCATCGGCGGCAACGCCGACCCGAACCCGCGTTTCGTCGCCGAGAAGATGGTCGACCCCGGCGCACTCAACATGGGCGTCACCGCAGAGCGCATCTTCGACCGCTTCCCGCACCTCACCAAGGAGCGCTCCGACCGCTTCGGCATGCTCAGCCAGCACAAGGTGCAGGCCGCGTACGACGCGGGCAAGATCCAGCCCGACCTCGTGCCGGTCGCGATCAAGGGCGCCGACGGCGCCTGGGGTCTGGCCACCGAGGACGAGGGGCGTCGCCCGCAGACCACGATGGAGGATCTCGCCGCGCTGAAGACGCCGTTCCGTCCGCACGGGCGCGTGACCGCCGGCACCTCCTCGCCCCTCACCGACGGCGCGACCATGTCGCTGCTGGCCGGCGGCGGCGCGGTGAAGGAGTTCGGGCTGACCCCGAAGATGAAGATGGTCTCGTTCGCCTTCGCGGGGGTGCAGCCCGAGATCATGGGCATCGGCCCCATCCCGTCGACCGAGAAGGCGCTGAAGAAGGCGGGCCTCGACATCTCCGACATCGGGCTGTTCGAGCTGAACGAGGCCTTCGCCATCCAGGTGATCTCCCTGCTCGACCACTTCGGGATCGCCGACGACGACCCGCGCGTCAACCAGTGGGGCGGCGCGATCGCGCTGGGACACCCGCTCGCGGCATCCGGAGTCCGACTGATGATCCAGCTGGCGGCGCAGTTCGCCGAGCGTCCCGACGTGCGCTACGGCCTGACCGCCATGTGCGTCGGCCTCGGCCAGGGCGGCTCGGTCATCTGGGAGAACCCGTTCTACGACGGCAAGAAGAGGAAGTGA
- a CDS encoding 3-hydroxyacyl-CoA dehydrogenase NAD-binding domain-containing protein produces MAETIRNQYVGVDFTPLSALSDDEVVTHSPVRDIRLASGKVLALITLDNGRDHTRPNTLGPATLTELGETLDSLRARAAAGEIQAVGITGKQYILAAGADLSDISRVGSKDNARLIAQLGHKVLGSLSELGVPSFAFVNGLALGGGMEIALNSTYRTVDASAAALALPEVFLGIIPGWGGAYLVPNLIGIENALEVVVSNPLKQNRMLKPQQAFELGLMDAIFPASTFLESSLAWADAVLGGKKVERRNEPGKIERTVKWPIAIKMARGMLESKIGTVPRSPYVALDLLEKAKSGTKAEGFAREDEALAELVTGDQFAASMYAFDLVQKRAKRPVGAPDKALAKKVTKVGIIGAGLMASQFALLFVRRLQVPVLITDLDQARVDKGVAYIHDEIGKLEQKGRLDGDTANKLRSLVTGTTDKSQYADCDFVIEAVFEEVGVKQQVFGEIEKIVAEDAILATNTSSLSVEEIGSQLAHPERLVGFHFFNPVAVMPLIEIVKTPQTSEAALSTAFVVAKGLGKNAVLTADAPGFVVNRLLAKVMGEAARAVYEGTPIADVEKAFGPLGLPMGPFQLIDLVGWKVAAHVQDTMVRHFPDRFYANENFHALAELDAVVEKDKGGRVTGWTKGAEKVLKGHVGSSPASAETILQRVQDGLAQEIRLMLDEGVVPEVEDIDLCLILGAGWPFIDGGASPYLDREGASERVFGSTFHTPPIRGIANS; encoded by the coding sequence ATGGCCGAGACGATCAGGAACCAGTACGTCGGCGTCGACTTCACGCCGCTCTCCGCCCTCTCCGACGACGAGGTCGTCACGCACTCCCCCGTGCGCGACATCCGCCTCGCATCGGGCAAGGTGCTCGCACTCATCACGCTCGACAACGGTCGCGACCACACCAGGCCGAACACGCTGGGCCCCGCAACACTCACCGAGCTCGGCGAGACGCTCGACTCGCTCCGAGCTCGCGCGGCCGCGGGCGAGATCCAGGCGGTGGGCATCACCGGCAAGCAGTACATCCTCGCCGCCGGCGCCGACCTCTCCGACATCAGCCGGGTGGGCTCGAAGGACAACGCCCGCCTGATCGCGCAGCTCGGACACAAGGTGCTCGGCTCGCTGTCCGAGCTGGGAGTGCCGTCGTTCGCGTTCGTCAACGGACTCGCGCTCGGCGGCGGAATGGAGATCGCGCTGAACTCGACCTATCGCACGGTCGACGCATCCGCTGCGGCTCTCGCCCTGCCGGAGGTCTTCCTCGGCATCATCCCCGGCTGGGGCGGCGCCTACCTGGTGCCGAACCTCATCGGCATCGAGAACGCTCTCGAGGTCGTCGTCTCCAACCCGCTCAAGCAGAACCGCATGCTCAAGCCGCAGCAGGCGTTCGAGCTCGGGCTGATGGACGCCATCTTCCCGGCATCCACCTTCCTGGAGAGCTCGCTGGCATGGGCAGACGCGGTGCTCGGCGGGAAGAAGGTCGAGCGCAGGAACGAGCCGGGCAAGATCGAGCGCACCGTCAAGTGGCCGATCGCGATCAAGATGGCCCGCGGCATGCTGGAGTCGAAGATCGGCACCGTGCCCCGCTCGCCCTACGTCGCCCTCGACCTGCTCGAGAAGGCGAAGAGCGGCACGAAGGCCGAAGGCTTCGCCCGTGAGGACGAAGCTCTCGCCGAGCTCGTCACCGGCGATCAGTTCGCCGCGTCGATGTACGCCTTCGACCTCGTTCAGAAGCGCGCCAAGCGCCCCGTCGGGGCACCGGACAAGGCGCTCGCGAAGAAGGTCACCAAGGTCGGCATCATCGGCGCGGGTCTGATGGCCAGCCAGTTCGCCCTGCTGTTCGTGCGCAGGCTCCAGGTCCCGGTGCTGATCACCGACCTCGACCAGGCGCGCGTCGACAAGGGCGTGGCGTACATCCACGACGAGATCGGCAAGCTCGAGCAGAAGGGCCGCCTGGACGGCGATACCGCCAACAAGCTGCGCTCGCTCGTCACCGGCACGACCGACAAGAGCCAGTACGCCGACTGCGACTTCGTCATCGAAGCCGTGTTCGAGGAGGTCGGCGTCAAGCAGCAGGTGTTCGGCGAGATCGAGAAGATCGTCGCCGAGGACGCGATCCTCGCCACGAACACCTCGTCGCTGTCGGTCGAGGAGATCGGCTCCCAGCTCGCCCACCCCGAGCGCCTGGTCGGCTTCCACTTCTTCAACCCGGTCGCGGTCATGCCGCTGATCGAGATCGTGAAGACGCCGCAGACTTCGGAGGCAGCCCTGTCGACGGCCTTCGTGGTCGCGAAGGGCCTGGGAAAGAACGCCGTGCTCACGGCCGATGCTCCCGGCTTCGTCGTGAACCGTCTGCTCGCGAAGGTCATGGGCGAGGCGGCTCGGGCCGTGTACGAGGGCACTCCCATCGCAGACGTCGAGAAGGCCTTCGGGCCGCTCGGACTGCCGATGGGGCCGTTCCAGCTGATCGATCTGGTCGGCTGGAAGGTGGCGGCTCACGTGCAGGACACGATGGTGCGTCACTTCCCCGACCGCTTCTACGCGAACGAGAACTTCCACGCGCTCGCCGAGTTGGATGCCGTGGTCGAGAAGGACAAGGGCGGGCGCGTGACCGGCTGGACCAAGGGCGCCGAGAAGGTGCTCAAGGGCCATGTCGGCAGCTCGCCGGCATCCGCCGAGACCATCCTGCAGCGCGTGCAGGACGGCCTGGCGCAGGAGATCCGGCTCATGCTCGATGAGGGTGTCGTGCCCGAGGTCGAGGACATCGACCTCTGCCTGATCCTCGGCGCCGGCTGGCCGTTCATCGACGGCGGTGCCTCGCCGTACCTCGATCGCGAGGGCGCCTCGGAGCGCGTGTTCGGCAGCACGTTCCACACCCCGCCGATCCGCGGGATCGCGAACAGCTGA